Within the Miscanthus floridulus cultivar M001 chromosome 17, ASM1932011v1, whole genome shotgun sequence genome, the region ACTGGAAAAATATCTAAGACAATGGGCAGATGATTCTCTACACATCAAGTTGGCTCAAGTACATGCGGCAACAAATATGCTTTCAGATGCACTTTCCCATTATCAATCTGCACTAAGGTGCGCATTAGTAGCAATTCAGCAGTAGCATTCATCATCTATTAACCTTTTCGTTGCTGTTGGTTTGAATCCTGAAGATGTGGTACATAAATAAAGTTTAGTATTATGAATATGTAGGAGTAAATCTGATTATTGAGGTAAGATTTTAGTGATAGTTCCTGGAGTTGGGTTTATGTACCATCTACAAAATGTAAATAAATAACTAAATTGTGGAAAGTTTTGTACTAATCATGTTTCTCCTTCaattttaaattgaaacttgGCTCTTGATGTTAGTACCATGGTTTTTCTTCCAACCACGGCCTGAGATAGCTATGACAGGATTGGGTGGGTTAGCTCAATAATTTGTATTTTCAACTAATATTTTGATTATTCTGCCGATTTTGGAAGAAGTGAACTATTCTGAATTGACAATCAGATAATTCGCTTCCATCCTTATCCTGCAAGGCCCAAACCGCATGCTTACAGCTCAAAAGCTACCCAAGAAGCATCAGAGTTTTGTAATTGATGTATGAGTAAATAACTTACTTTCTTTGTTCTGATAAGCTTTGTTCCTGTTTATTTTAATCCAACTTTGTGGTACAAATCAACTGGTCTGATATTGCCCCTGCGGTTACTGACTCCGTGCTTAGTATTCTGCCTTGTGCTTTCCTATTTCTTGGTATTACCTTCTAGTTCATGAAAAGGGAACTCAATTGTGTTTCAGAATAAACCCACAAAATGAAGCTGCAAAGAATGGATTGGAGCGCTTGGAAAAACAAATGAAGGTTTGTGCAGTTcataactactccctccattccaaattataagtcattctttCTAAGTAGGTAACTCTTCCTATGTATCTAGTTATACgttatatttagatacatagAAAAAACTAttgtatttagaaaagccaaaacgatttataatttggGACTGAGGCAGTATATCATACTGATTAGCTCACCAACTTTCAGTTCTTGTTTTCATGTTTTGCTTCGGTCTACCTTATATATTCCTTTTGCTTTCCCAACCTTATTTACTCGTTTCTAAATATCCTACTGGTGCAAGATAACTAGCATTGCCTCATTGCCTACACTTGTTTTTCATGTGCAGGGAGTGGACCCTGATGCTccggaagaggaggaagagaatgAGGAGGATGATATCGATGATCGAGATGAGTTTATTTGAAGCTAGAAGATGCTGCATATATTCAGCCTCTTACCTGGTTTCATTACAGGTCTCTTATACTTGCTGGAAGCTGGCGCTGATTGATCGCGATCATCTTTGTATAGCGGTGGCAGCAGTGGCTGTGTTACTTACTTGTAACTGAATAGCAGGTGTTCTAGCGTTGCTGTGCTCAGAATCCAGGTGTTTGTTGGGGCGAAATATGCCCATGAGCTTGTAAAAATGCCGACCCAAACGGTACAATTTAACTTACTAGATTTTGCACGTGATGTATGCTATTTCCTTTTCACTTTCGTTTTGCGAAAAGTCGAGAACGTACGAATAGTCGTAAAAGGAAATATAACTACTACATCACAGAAGTTCGAATGAACCTGCTTGTACACTTTCTGAATACTACAACTGGGATGACTGAACTGTGAACAAAATCTGCAGACTAATCAATCGATGCACATGTGGTCTAGATGCTTTTATTAGCAGAAGAGCAGACAATGGCAAAACAGTATCCTTATTGATACTTCAGCAAAAAAAAGTGTCAAAATGTTTTCAGCTGAGTAGAATGGGCACATAACTGCACATGTATGATGCAGAAATTTGGAACTGTTGCAGACTCCTACATGTCTATGCCATCGTGACAGGAATGCATAAGCGCCCTAGTTTTTCTTTGGGTATTCTCTTGCACCAAATATGGTTGACCCAACTCTTACATTTGTGCTTCCCATTTCAATCTGCAGGCACATAGAAACAACGTATATAATTATTAATGCAGCTATCAGCCTACCATGTCTCTTCTCCACTCACAGATCACAGTATCTCCCTTACCGCTTGTACAAAATCAGCTGACATGCCCATAGATAGTTCGCACTGCTCTTCGGGTATTCCAAGCTCCTTGCACACCTCTTCCCGGCAGTTAGCCAGTGTCTATGGATTTAACATACGTAATACACATTAACGCACATATGAATGCCATATTGCCACTCCAACAAAATTTCTGTATCCCAGAATATATTTTTACCTTGAAATTCTCAGGCGTTGAGGTGTAATCGAGCATCCCAATTGTCATCAAACCAGAGAACACAAGGTTTGGGCAGTTCAATTTGACATGCTTTGCTAGTTCGGCACATCCTGAGGGATGTACTCCAAATTTCGCTGCAATAGAAAAATAGTATTCTGAACTACATACATACATGAGCTCTGGGCATGCTCGCAGATCAGCCTACAGCTTCCAAATGCCTATCGAAGACTAAAACAATGTGCTGCATATCAACTATCAATGCTTAAAACTAAATGGAACACAGTTTCCACATTCCGAAACCACTATAACCAAGCCCAAAGTGAGAACTTTCATCCTTTCAGTATCGTATTGAAAAAGGAAACTAAAGACCAAGTTCACTAGTAATGAGAAAGGAAACAAGAGTACTTACATTCTTCTCCACTAGTGTTGACTTGGACCAAAATCTTAAGAGGTTTTCTCCCCAAGTCAGCTACCACTCGATCAAGACGGTTAGCAATCTGAAAGAATGATTGTTACATCTAATCTGGTTACAGATTCAAGATTGAAAAACTGAGAGGACATCATGACGAGTAACCCAAAGGTCTATGACACAGCTATCGTTAGTTAGGACCTAAGTTATGCAACAAAATCTTGCTGTACAGAAGAATGATAAATCTGAAGCCTATATACACCCAAGTTGAATATACATAATGAACGGTACTATCTTGTATAGCCAGAAGATAACAAGCTATACTCGATGCTGATAGGAATGAGTCTGACAGTATAATGTTTTCCTCCTTTTTGACTCAGCAAAGGAGACACTTTTACTTGAAGGTAACCAAGTGAGTGGCGGAGTGAGCTACTGATGTATGAGTGCCTCAAATGTAAGTGTTTcccaagttcaaaaaaaaaaaaatgtaagTGTTTCCCAGAACCAAGAAAGCAATTTATGGAATCACCAGATAATATTAAATTGATCACATACCTTCTCATCATCTACACTCTCAACCATATCAAGGTTTGGCACGCCAGCTAGAAGTTAAAGGAACGAGAAAAGAAACATTAGCTCAAACCATGAACTAGAGATAAGGGCATAAGGCACAAGTGCCAAAATCTGTACAGAATCAAAATAAAGTAATAAGATACAAGACAGGAACTCTGCAAAAACAAGAAAATAGATGCCCCCTCTACTCTTTTTTACTTATCATTTGATGATGCAACTGCCGTGACATTTTAAAACATTAACCTCCTATATATGCAAAGTCGTATTTTTAATAAAGTCAATACCTTTGTATTTTGAACAATTTCTGACATATAAGTAGAAAAATAATGGTAAAAACAGTAGTAGGAGAGCATGCCAATGTATATACGTAAAAAATAACAGAAGTAGTACGAACCAAGTAGGGCTCTGGCTTTGTTGCTTTGCAGATTCCCAATGAAGTGCCACTCAATATCCTCAGGAAGCTACAATGAGAAAAACACTTGATTAGACACTAACATGATTTGATTGAAAAAGATTAGGTAATTGACAGCAAGTacaccctccattccaaattataagacgttttggcttttcaagATACATAGCTTTCACTATATAcgtagatatacattatgtctagatacatagtgaaAGAAATGTATCAAAAaacccaaaacgtcttataatttggaatggagggagtattagaaAGCATGCCCTGCGAGGAAACTTAGACATTGGATCCATTAGAACTTCAGAAAACATCCCCAAAAGTAATGAAAATGGAAAGGTTGTCTACTTTCATCAGCTACTGGATAATAATGATTGACCAACTGTTGTCCAACTAGCACCCCCATATCACAAATTTTATACCCTCTAGTTGCTGGCACGGACCTACTTCTCATGTTAAATGGAGAGAGAAGTTAAAGATGAATTGATAGCATTTCCACCACATTATCATTTACTGAAGATACATTTAGAATATGAACAAAGCTGCTATACACTTTCCAGGATCAAACGTAGTAGTTTGAATAGTACAGAAAATATGTCCATTTCATTAGTTCAAATGCATTCTGATGTGGTGTCTCTAGCAACCAAACTTGTGGTCCTTTCCAGCTTACCAATTATTCTACTTAACCTGCAATTGACTGTAAGGGAAGTCACTGACATCCATGTCATTTACGGCTGTGCAGAACAACTTGAAATGCTCGATTAAATTCACTCTTTACTGCTTTGAACTTTCATGCAAAAAATAATTCTTTAGTGAATCGAATTTGGCTGCCAAAAAAATCAATATTTGGCACCCATTGGTATTTAGATCTTCCTTTTAATCCTAGGAACAAAAAATTCGAAGCTCGTCACTCTCAAGATATTGATCACACGAATCCGGATACTAATGATGCAGTTGCCAGGACTCAGCGAGAAGCTTAAATTAACGAGATGCTGTCTCTAATTTCAGTGTTCCATCCATCAGGTTATCAATTTGCATGATATGGGACCAAAAGCAAGGTTTTGGTGGAGCGAGAAACCGGGTGACAATTCAACCCAACCTGAGGCGCCTTGTCGATGAGCTCCTGGACGTAGTTCTCGCCGAAGCAGCGGTGGCCCGCGTCGTAGACGCCCCGGATGACGGGCACCGGCTTGGTCTTGCTCACCGCCACCACGCGCACGGACCCCGGCGCGCGCCCCGCCCGCGCTGCCGCCTGCTGCGCGCGCGACAGCACCGagcggagcgccgccgccgcgccctccGCCGCGGCCACGGACGCCATCTCCGCCTCCGCCGACGACCCGCCCTCCGCCGACGATGCCACCGCTGCCGTTCAGGCGGAGCTAGAGAAAATACGGAGGGGGTGCGGCCGTGCGTGCTAATGGCAAAGTAATAGTGCAACTTAATAGCATAATGGTTAAGATTTTACGATTAAAAATTGAAAACAAGCATTTTTTTTACATAAACAATGAAAATAGCGGTATGCTACCATTTACCAAAATACAGGAGAATGTTGGCAAACTGCAATTCTCAACCACAAGGTCCTCACCGACCTAAATGAAAAAGAATAAACCATTTAAGTTTAaaagcctgttcgctggttggtttctgggctgataagctcggctgatactgatttattgtgaaaggAAAACAACGTTGGCTagttgataagccatggctgaaaccaaccaacgaacagactGAACAAAATCTATGAAATAATTCATTGatgaaaaaggaaaaatagaTTACTTACCCCTTATATAGACCAAATCTACACCCTTTTCAAATTATTACAAATTATGTAATATCATATAAATAATGAAAAAACTATCAACGACCTAACCCTAGAATCTGGACAAGGACAAACAACCAAGAACCATATAACCGAAACCAAACTGGATGATTAGGTTAATGGAAATTGGAAGAGCTAAGAGaatctttgattttttttactactatctt harbors:
- the LOC136514784 gene encoding uncharacterized protein; translated protein: MASVAAAEGAAAALRSVLSRAQQAAARAGRAPGSVRVVAVSKTKPVPVIRGVYDAGHRCFGENYVQELIDKAPQLPEDIEWHFIGNLQSNKARALLAGVPNLDMVESVDDEKIANRLDRVVADLGRKPLKILVQVNTSGEESKFGVHPSGCAELAKHVKLNCPNLVFSGLMTIGMLDYTSTPENFKTLANCREEVCKELGIPEEQCELSMGMSADFVQAIEMGSTNVRVGSTIFGAREYPKKN